GCCGAACTTCCATCGCTGGAAAACGGACGCAAGTTCAATGCGATCAGAAATATCAACTGAGTGAAAATGAAAGCCTTCTCGTTCGCGCAATGATTGCAAACGATGAAACTTCAGTGAGACGTCGTAGTAGTCGTTTAGATTGTCAACACCCACGACTGGAACGCCTCGATCCAGCAGTCGACAAACAACCCTGGAACCAATGAATCCAGCACATCCAGCAACCAAGACCACTCCACACGATTCTGCCTGATCCATAGCTATCCTTTTCGGTCGAAAACGTGAAACCAGGGGAAGGAATGTAGCCTCGTCAAAAGGCGACTCCCCAGCATGAAATGCAAACCCACTGCGTCAAGTGAGTTGGATCTCGAATGAAAGTTGCGGGCCAAATAGTGCGTCAAGCTTGCGAACAAACAACTCTTTATTACACAATTTCACTCCACTCAACGCTATGGCGCTCTCGTAGATGCCAAAGATTCTTAGGTTCATCCCGGGCTATTGTTGATAGAGATCGAGTCCGCCACAGTAGAAATCGATTGCCGTTTTGAAATTCTCACGATTGCGGCAACGCCAACACGGCGTTTGATCGACATGATCTTGCTGCTGATCCCTTCGACGACGGCGTTGGTGATTTCGTACCTGAAGTAGCTCATCACGTTGGCTAATCGCTCCTTTATTATTCGGGAAACGTTCTTTAGCTGATCCAAACTCTTGCGAATGACGCGACGATAACAATCATGGAAAAACTCTGTTGCGGTTCCGGCGTCTCAGTGGTATCGAAGGTCGTGAAGCAATTAATATGCATGCCCAAGCCTTGCCAGCCTCGAGCTCCTGCTTGTAGACCAAACCAAACCGTGCTTTTTGGTCCTCGGTCAGATTCTCCTGGTTGGTCAGCCAAAGATAGCGAGTGCCGATCAAGCGACCGTCACCCTCTTGTTTTAATGGTCGGTGTTCGCCCCGGCGAACCTTGCCGCCTGATTCACCTACCAACTTCATGGCATGGAAGCGATTGTGAACGATCTTGGTCTTGGCCAGAGAAATATGCTGCTTGGCACTTTTGACAATGGCCGCACTCATGTTCATCGCGATCGCCTCTACCGATTCTCGTTGCTGTGGAGAAAGCAGAGAAAAACAGGCGTTTTCGCTTGCGGTGTCAATTCCACCGGAGATTGCCTCGACAGTACTGCGGTCGAGATCATCGATCAGTGTAGTGTAGTTCGGTCCTTTGCCGAGTGTTTTCTCGTCGATCGCGATCCCTTGCATCGGCTCTCGAGTCTTACGTGCCCTGCCACGAGCGACCGCCTCTTCATGGATGTGCCATGTTTCGTCTCAACTCGTTCGCAGGATGCTCTGCGGGCCCTTGACGTTCTGGCTTGCCAAAAGGCCATTGATCGTGAATCGACTGTTTTTCTCTGTCCATGGCAAGCGAGGTGCTTGACTCCGTATTCGGAGCATTTTTCGCGAGGGGTTGGGCGTGCAGGATTGTCCGGAATTGCATTGTGTCCAGATGTCTCCAACGACACGTCCCGGTGTGGAAATACACTGCACACGGCTTTCCGCATTCGGGGAACTCAAAGGTAGTGCTTTCGGCATGCTCGAAAAACACATCAACTTGCTGGAATTCGATGTCCAGCTTGACGTTCGCAACGAACCACGATTCTTCGTGACCGAGAATCTGTTTATAGAATTCTGTTCCCTGCATCGGCATATTCTTCGTCGAAGAATCCTACTGAACCCAGAGACTTTCCGGATGGCCCCAGAACTCGCTGCCACCAGATCGCCTTGTCGAAGTGAAAAATAACTATCCACCCAAGCAAAACCACTGCGTTAAATGCACTTCACCGAAAGGCTACTTTCCTCACACGCGAACATATAGATAGTCAGCCTGGACAAGTTCACCATTGGAGAACTGGGGATTGTAGCGTCCTTGTTCAGAGAAATTATGCGTTTTCAAAAATTCGCTGACCTCGGATCTTAGGGCCTGTCCATCGTATAACGCCACTTCGGAGCATTCCACGTAGACGTACTTACAATTCTTCAGGGAATCGCTAGCACCCTTCAGGACGCTCAGCTCAAAACCTTGGACATCGATCTTGAGAAGTTGGCTGGTGCGACCTTTCCATAGCTCAGCACAATCATCGAGGCGTTTTACTGAAACTGTGATCGTGCCGACTTCGACGGTCTTCGGAAACAGTTCGGTTTGTCGCTTGCCGATTGGTAGCAGAGACGAGCTATCAGCACGGTTGCTCAAGTGCAGAGTCGCCTCGCCAGCAGTCTCGCCAAGGGCAGATTCAATTAAAACAATGTCC
The Crateriforma spongiae DNA segment above includes these coding regions:
- a CDS encoding transposase — translated: MDQLKNVSRIIKERLANVMSYFRYEITNAVVEGISSKIMSIKRRVGVAAIVRISKRQSISTVADSISINNSPG
- a CDS encoding transposase — protein: MQGIAIDEKTLGKGPNYTTLIDDLDRSTVEAISGGIDTASENACFSLLSPQQRESVEAIAMNMSAAIVKSAKQHISLAKTKIVHNRFHAMKLVGESGGKVRRGEHRPLKQEGDGRLIGTRYLWLTNQENLTEDQKARFGLVYKQELEAGKAWACILIASRPSIPLRRRNRNRVFP
- a CDS encoding FkbM family methyltransferase, translating into MPFLLMRLRKLAKSVFCPACWHALALGVTPTIEHIPLIEVLDVDGIIDVGGNRGQFSLACQLAKKDIPIVAFEPIPSEAETFRKVHGANEDIVLIESALGETAGEATLHLSNRADSSSLLPIGKRQTELFPKTVEVGTITVSVKRLDDCAELWKGRTSQLLKIDVQGFELSVLKGASDSLKNCKYVYVECSEVALYDGQALRSEVSEFLKTHNFSEQGRYNPQFSNGELVQADYLYVRV
- a CDS encoding transposase family protein yields the protein MQGTEFYKQILGHEESWFVANVKLDIEFQQVDVFFEHAESTTFEFPECGKPCAVYFHTGTCRWRHLDTMQFRTILHAQPLAKNAPNTESSTSLAMDREKQSIHDQWPFGKPERQGPAEHPANELRRNMAHP